The DNA segment ATTATAACCTGTGGCACATGCAATCACAAATGTATGAGACCCAATAACGTGCGTGCCAAACTTTTCCGCATTCTTGTgatttgtaataaacaaatttgtttgtttgaacgccagtttaaaataaatgaagtgTCAGTGCATTTTTCAATCTAACTAAAgtggtaaaacaaaatttttatactaAGATGAATAAAATTATGGCTTTATTGTGATAATCCTAACGCtaaaaattttccaacgtttCTATGTAAAAGTGTAAAGTAAAAAAGTCTGTTTTTCCCTGGTTGATTTGATTCTTTTGCATTTATAGTCCATATCAGAGAGCAAGCTTAAAGCATTCAGCATCGGACGAatgaacttaaccaaaaatgttttgacaaAACGTGATAAAGAAGATTTAAAGAAGAAACAAGAACAAGAGAAAACCGCAGAAGTTTACAAAGATTTTGTTGCAACTTTTGAAGGAGGAAAATCAAAcgttaaaacatttgttcGAGGAGATGTTATTAACCCAGATGtgaaaagtaaatatttcaaaattctgTCTGCATTAACACtctgtatttttgaaaataataaacttttgtctttttttaacAGGTGATACAAAGAAAGGAAAACTTTACAAACCAAAATCACGTTTCAATGAACCCGAGACATCAAAACCAGCGATTAGTTCTCCATTTGCAGCTAAACCTTCCAAACCTGATAGACCAACCTTGAAAGTAAGTTTTTGTGCAATTCCTTCTGcttgtttaaaatttgttcaattaaatgaaaaatttcatgttttttttaatgtgtgctggttgtgttttatttgcatttttgtgcCCATTTgtaagtaatttttaaaataaaccagAATTGTGAAGTAATTTACAGTTTaacttttcagtttttatttttcattttgcagaaaaaGGAAGACAAGAAGAAAAGCAACTTGGAGTTGTTTAAAGAAGAGTTAAAAGTGATGCAGTTAGAACGAGAGCAACGGCATTCCGACAAACATTCACGACCAGGTCTCCTGCCATCACCAGCGAGGACAGATGGAGGAGGAAGCTTAAGGTCTGGTCGAGCATCGAGATTTGAGGCTCCTGATGAGAGATTGATCGCCAAAGTAGCCGATGATATCTCATGTAAGCCAGTCTCTTTTTTCGTGACTTTGTTTTACGTTTCCCGCTGACTAGCACTGCagtattttgttgatgttttcAAGAATcgaaaattattaaattttatcgATCTCTGTTTTACCCAAAACAGTGCTAGACGACCTTGTTGCTAGATCCCACGAAAACGGCGACCCCATGACGACAAATTTGTTCTTAGGAAATGTTAACCCAAAAATGGATGAGCAGCAGCTTTGTGAGCTCTTTGGAAAGTACGGCCCCTTGGCCAGTGTAAAGGTGTCAACACTatcaatattatttttaaaatgttggttATTATTTGTGTTACGCTCGCAgaaaacagttttttgtttaatgtgcTTGCTTTGTATCATTAATGCTAAATGTCTGAAATTACTTCTGCTGACTTTTGAAGCTGAAATTAATGCACTGGCATCCCATACTGTCATAGCCATGGGCATAACATTTGTTTCAAACTTCTTGTTACTTGCAGGTTATGTGGCCAAGGACAGAAGAGGAAAGAGCCCGAGAGAGGAATTGCGCTTTTGTCGCTTTCATGACACGAAAAGATGCCGATCGTGCACTTCGACATTTGCAAGGTGCTCATCTTCTTTGAAGCTTGTCATCTGCTTCTCTCGTATAACAGTTTCTCTCTTCCAAGGTTTTCACGACCGAATGTTTTGATCAGGTCGAGATGTTATGAGCTATGAGATGAAGCTAGGTTGGGGAAAAACGGTTCCAGTTCCTCCTCATCCAGTCTATGTTCCTCCATCTCTTCTCGAGCGGACAATGCCTCCCCCACCATCTGGACTTCCTTTTAATATGCAACCATTCGACCCGACTAAAAAACCAAAAGGTCCAGGGGTTCCACCTGACTTTATTGACCAGAAGGATTTTGAAGATGTAAGCCAATAATTGTCATTTGAAGCTTTAGTTATTAGCTAGCGATTGGTAGATTAAAGTATTAAACCATGATAATTTGTGCAATGATAGTCCAACAATGTGTGTAATATTATCTCTTAATAATGCTTTGAACACCATTCATAGATTTGTAAACGCCTGGCAATATAAGTAACATAATTTGGCATTTGTGTTGTTATTGCATCTTATCAACTGGcctaattttaaattatgtttcaaTCTACGTTTGATGTTGCCGTGCCAACCATCTATCGCCTGCACAACAAACAGACTATGAAAAATTCCATCATTCGGGTAGTTGTTCCAACCGAAAGGTATCACAAAGGGAGACAGTTGTCTTTATCTGTTATAGGCTCTCTACATGTATAAAACTATCTTGTAGAACAGGTTATTTTAGTTTACTGGCCCCGGTAAGTATTGCTAAAAGTCTCCTCCCTGCAAATAACACTCAGTGTGGGTCAGTTTTGGGAGTTTTAGTTACCGCCCCTTATAAATTCACCCCATCCTCAAAACAGCAAACTAATACTAAATGTCGTTAATCTGATGAGGTCCTAGCAGCCCCAGTTTTTCTGTTAACCCCGGCTTAACTTACAGGAACCTATTATGCTTGATACATCGAATGATTGAATTTGTGGTTCGTGAGGGGCCAATGTTCGAGGCTATGATAATGAACCGAGAATTAAATAACCCGATGTTCAGGTATTATTCTCAATTTTTTCCGTGAGTTgactttttgatttttgcttCTGTTTTatcgattttattttttgtagatTCCTGTTCGATAACAAGAGTCCAGCGCATGTCTATTACAGATGGCGATTGTATTCTACACTTCAGGTTCGGTGATGTTGCATGTTAGATTCTCACATCAGTTGCACTGTGATCTGAGATCATTTACAAAGAGTAAAAGCTCAGTATCTCAACTTCTCTTCACTTTGAATAGCTTAACAAAAGCACAGTGAACATTTAGtgattgcaatttttttgccCCTTCATAGCTTTAAAGTCGTGTAATGAGTTCTTTCTCTTTTGAGTGAGCCAGCTTTTGCTCCATGTTGAAAGCCTTTGTTGGTTTTTTGTTTAGCCATCTGTGTTAAGTtatgattaattttttttttccagGGGGAGAATCCAACAAACTATCGGCAGAATGACTTTCgaatgtttaaaaatggttCCCTATGGCGCCCACCAGTGATAAATCCCTACTCAGGAGGAATGGAAGAAACGGACTCCGAAGACGAACTGCCGATGGCAGAAACGTCAGCAAATGTGAAGCCAGAGTCAGACAAAATTGTCGATCCCGATAAGCCCAAGGGAGAAATGAAAGAAGAGTAAGTTTGTGGTGTGATGAATCAAGCTTCATGAAACCTTTATGTGAACATGAGATGTGTTAAAGTAGGTTATATAGTTTACACTTGGGTTATAACGTTTAGCCTGCTTTGTTTCActtctaaaaaattttgccatCATCAGTGAACGAGACAGCCTTGAGGATATTCTACGAAGCCTTCTACCTCGTCAGTACGCCATTGGTGAAGCGATGGCCTTCTGCCTCGACCATGCTGACTGTGCCGAGGAAATAGTGGAATGCATTGCTGAGAGTTTGTCCATCCTTGAGACTCCgctttcaaagaaaattgcaagACTTTATCTTATTTCCGATATTCTACACAACGCATCTGCCAAAGTTGCCAATGCTTCGTTTTTCAGGACTCAGTGAGTTCctgtataaattttgtttaaaaacatggCAGGTTTTTGTCAGTTTGAAAGGTTCGTTTTTGGTTGCCCCTTTTCTCACAAGATCTGATTCTTTTAACAGTTTTGAGTCAAGACTAGATCAAGTGATGCGCGATCTTCATGTTTGCCATCAGGCGATTAGCAGTCGTTTGCGAGCTGAgcagtttaaacaaaaagttcTGACTTGTTTCCGAGCGTGGGACGACTGGGCGATTTATCCTGACAAGTTGCTTAtccatttacaaaatattttcctcgGCCTGGTTGGAGGGAAAACGACAAATAAACAGGAAGAGGTGCAATATTACATCAAACATTGCTTTATTGTGCCGTCATAATGCTGACATTCCGACTGCTTTCATTTTACCTGAGTACATCTCTGTAACTCCTAAACTCCCATGAACAGATGGGATTGAACAAAGCAAGTGACTCTGCCACTTCTGTACTGGATGGTGAACCGTTGGAACCAGCTGGTGGTGGGCTTGAAGGTGTGCCAATAGACACCATGTCATCCAACGACAACGAATTAGATGGCGATCCACTAGATGGAGAACCAATAGATGGCATGCCACTCGATGGCGAACCACTAGATGGTGTGCCATGTAAGTAACCAAAGATACAAGATGTTGTTACGTTAAGACTTTAATACGAGTTACCAGTGTTCAATTTTGGTTGTATGGTTGTTGTATTTGGTAACTTTGTTGCGTTTTGAAGTGGAAGAGATAAAAGCTCCAGCGGCAGAACAGCCTCGTTTCGTGACATCAAAATGGGAGACGGTCGATCCCGAAGATGTGGAAGCACAAGCGATGACAACATCCAAGTGGGATCAGCTGGAGAAGGAAAATTTAGACGGTGAAGTTCTGGATGAAGACAGCATCAATGAATATGTAAGGACGAGGATAACTTTCtgattaagtgttgaa comes from the Clavelina lepadiformis chromosome 5, kaClaLepa1.1, whole genome shotgun sequence genome and includes:
- the LOC143459167 gene encoding U2 snRNP-associated SURP motif-containing protein-like, which gives rise to MKSISESKLKAFSIGRMNLTKNVLTKRDKEDLKKKQEQEKTAEVYKDFVATFEGGKSNVKTFVRGDVINPDVKSDTKKGKLYKPKSRFNEPETSKPAISSPFAAKPSKPDRPTLKKKEDKKKSNLELFKEELKVMQLEREQRHSDKHSRPGLLPSPARTDGGGSLRSGRASRFEAPDERLIAKVADDISLLDDLVARSHENGDPMTTNLFLGNVNPKMDEQQLCELFGKYGPLASVKVMWPRTEEERARERNCAFVAFMTRKDADRALRHLQGRDVMSYEMKLGWGKTVPVPPHPVYVPPSLLERTMPPPPSGLPFNMQPFDPTKKPKGPGVPPDFIDQKDFEDTMKNSIIRVVVPTERNLLCLIHRMIEFVVREGPMFEAMIMNRELNNPMFRFLFDNKSPAHVYYRWRLYSTLQGENPTNYRQNDFRMFKNGSLWRPPVINPYSGGMEETDSEDELPMAETSANVKPESDKIVDPDKPKGEMKEDERDSLEDILRSLLPRQYAIGEAMAFCLDHADCAEEIVECIAESLSILETPLSKKIARLYLISDILHNASAKVANASFFRTHFESRLDQVMRDLHVCHQAISSRLRAEQFKQKVLTCFRAWDDWAIYPDKLLIHLQNIFLGLVGGKTTNKQEEMGLNKASDSATSVLDGEPLEPAGGGLEGVPIDTMSSNDNELDGDPLDGEPIDGMPLDGEPLDGVPLEEIKAPAAEQPRFVTSKWETVDPEDVEAQAMTTSKWDQLEKENLDGEVLDEDSINEYGSSSKEDLKLNKAKRTRLREIELKVMRFQDELESGQREYKSGSSISNQVEQYRQKLLEREREKEERERSDKKRSIYRVQDTSSDQSSSGGESSRKKRRKKARDSGGLVAYESDDSSDSTRRYRGHSSKKKKSRGRSRSRSRERHSRRSPHERKHSSRSPKRSKRSRSRERKKKRKSRH